The stretch of DNA GCTTCAAAAAATAACTCCTCTAAATAAACCTCTCTATGAAGCACCAATTCCTGATGTTCATCTGAATAATCACCCTCATAAAACTTTTTTCTAATTTCATCTTTCGGTAACTCATCATCTCCAAATTCACGTAAAACATCTTCGATATCTTCTTTAGAATCAAATACTAAATGTGCTTTACCTTTCAAATCAGTTATAGCATTATTATATTTCCAACCATTAAATTTATTATTAAATGGATTGTATTGAGGAATTCCTTTAATTTTAGAATCTTTTCTTGCAGACAAGGTAGTCCATAATTTCGGAAGTTTTCCTTTTTTATTTTTGATATTGAATTTAGACAAGTATAGCTTAACAAAAAAATTATCTAAAAATTTATTATCAATAGTTCTTCCCAACAGATTATTACAATCTTTACAAACCGTGTCAATAAAATATGAACTTCCAGCAGATTCTGGAATAACATGCTCTTTGCTAAATTCACTTGGTTCTTTATCATTATTACAGATAATGCACTTCATAAAAAATCACCATATGATAATATTTAAAAATACTATTGATTACCTTCCTTTTCAGGTACATCAAACAAATAGTCCTCATCATATCCAAAATGATTCCATATCGGGACAAATATATTCTCCACCTCTATTCCAACTTGATCCTTATCTTTAATGATTACTCCAGCAGGATTAAGAACATCTCGCTCACA from uncultured Methanobrevibacter sp. encodes:
- a CDS encoding HNH endonuclease, encoding MKCIICNNDKEPSEFSKEHVIPESAGSSYFIDTVCKDCNNLLGRTIDNKFLDNFFVKLYLSKFNIKNKKGKLPKLWTTLSARKDSKIKGIPQYNPFNNKFNGWKYNNAITDLKGKAHLVFDSKEDIEDVLREFGDDELPKDEIRKKFYEGDYSDEHQELVLHREVYLEELFFEAIKIAYEFASSILGENYLNDPFAIEFREILLNSSNYTFDDINKYFFNFNYEDSIFKDTLHSIFLMRVENSLVVSINLFNCFVFSVEVSKNLNLIPKNLFGNFLLVNLDESFSEFNIIGDDLKILELKDRLKGT